The window gctgtccagtccattcaattcctactcatagcggccctacaggacagagtagaactgccccatagagtttccaaggggcacctggtggattcaaactgctgaccttttagttagcagctgtagctcttaaccactaagccaccagggtttccccgtaaagattacagccttggaaaccctatagggcaattctactctgtcctatagggtcactatgagctggaatcaactcaacagcagtgggtttggttttgctggcTTTAAGCtgacaaagggttggcagttcaaatccaccaggtgctccttggaaactctatggcgcagttctactctgtcctatagggtcgctatgagtcggaatcgacttgacagcactggggtgGGATCCtatttagggaaaccctggtggcatagtggttaagtgttacggctgctaaccaaagggtcggtggttcaaatccgccaggcgctccttagaaactctacggggcagttctactctgtcctatagggttgctatgagtcagaattgacttgagggcactgggtttggctccTATTCATAATTCAAGCTTCTCCCACGCCCACTCCCTGAACTCCTGATTGCCCTTACTGGCTTTATTTTCAATTTAATGGATACTCATCACGtcctaggagtccctgagtggtgcaaaaagttaaaaCACTCAGAGGATGACTGAAAGGGCtggtggttccagtccacccagagatgcctcagaagaaaggcctgatgatctacttgtggaaaatcagccatggaaaaccctatggatatatttataccaccaccaaaaaaaaaaaaaagagtagtttcTGAGGCTGctcatgtacaaccaaacacttcatgagATTTGGCTCCttcatttggaggtttagggccatgatttcatggaacatcccagctaattggcctaataatgtgtttagtatttctgttctgcctcctagttccCTGCGTAGTGacgaggtcttaaaagcttgcaagtggctatACAACTTACAACAAtatggtctctatttgcctggagcaacagagaaaggagaatcaggaataggaggaggaaatggaatgtgtggttaattgcctccgcGAACAACTCACAACTCTCTCCTTTGCCGTGAGATCGAAAGAACTGgacggtgtctggctaccattactgaacattttgatcaaagattctacagaagaatcctgatcaagaaggggaaaatgcagaatagaattttaaattcttacagaatacagattttctggagccatggaagctggatgaacccctgaaactattgccctgagataatctttaaaccttaaaccaaaaatatcccctgaagtcttcttaaaaccaatcaatagtttagcttaactagtaaaaaaaaaaaagtctgccttgagcattatgcttttttaagaactatctatatgcgatcaaactgacaacagcaactcgaaagattatgtaggaatcttaggggacagtgagtttatgttaatgggggaggaagaactcagaaaaggagggtaagaatgtttgcacaactcaaagaatgtaatcaacattactgaattgtatatgtagaaattgttgaattggtgtgtgttccgtgtatattctcaacaacaaaaattaattatatataaaaaaaaagaaaaccctatggaacatagttctactctgacacacatgggatcgccatgagtcagaattgattcaatggcaataggtttggtttttttggtttaccacgCATATAACATACAAACTTATTGCATTGTCTATTGTCTGTCTCTCCCTGATAAACTATAAGCTTCAAGAGTCCAggaattttttaatcttttgttcCCTGCTTTATTCCCATCACCTACAATGGTGCCTGGCACCCAGTaagcactcaagaaatatttgctgaatgaatagcTTCTATCATTCTGAATGTAATTTGTGGCCAGTTTTCATCAAGTCTAATACTTCAGAGTCAAATTTTGGAGGTCCACATTTTGCTGAGAAGATTGGATATGTTAATCAATTTTCACCCAATACACTTTAAAAGTTCACAGTTTTAACTGCTGTCAGTTTATTGTGTGGTGCCTGTATTCACTGTGAATCTGGTAAAATATTTTGTCTTTACTTTCTGGGTAATCCATGAGCAAAGCAGTAAGCAATCCCCCTCAGTCCATAATTGTCTGGGATGGATTTTGCTAATTTGTGTTTTCAGTAAGCTTCCAGTCAACTTTGTGTAGTGCGTAAAGTCTAAAGTCCTTGTAATCATGGCCAGTGGGGCTCCACTGATCTGGCCCCTGCCCACCTCAGTAACCTCATCTCAAGCCACTCTCTTCCTCGCAATATCCCAGCCACACTAGCCTTCTGGTATAACTTGTCTCTTTTGTTGATTTGTGTGCTTGTTTACCCTTGGTCTCCTTGAGGACAGGGGCTGTCTTAGTGTGGGTCCCCCCAGAAGCAGACCCTAAGACAAAAATTGAAGTAGTTTATTTAGAAAGTAATCCCAGGAAGCACCTGTACAGCAGTGAGGAAGTgaaacaaagaagagaaggtaGCCAATAAAGAGTGTTATTAAACAATTTACCACTGTGGGAAACTGGCGCATATTCTCACTAGGGAGATCCGGGGGCCAGTGGAGAACACACACCTTAGTTGTCCCATTTGAAAGGTGACGGGGTAGAGATAGTTATCCACCAGCTCTCTTCAGTCACTGGTTGAGAGCTGCTTCTAGGGGTGTTAATTTCCtggcacttaattttttttttctagcctgtCAGCCCCTCAAGCGGAATGACCTTTGGAAGCTTGAGAGAAAGAATCCAATAAAGAAATGCAGACCCTGGCAGTCGAAGTTCACCAGTGCACAATAGAGCAGTAAGGTCACAGGGATATGGACAGGGAACCAACAGTGTCCACTGCAGGGCCAGAGTGTCTTGTTCATGGGGTATGGTTTGCACGTAAGGCTTGTAGTTGAAGACTGAAGGATGAAGGTTGGTGGCTTTTACATTGGCAGAGCAAAGCTGGGTCCAAAACACCAAGGTTCAAATGTCCTTGAGGCCCAAACGGTAGGGTGAAAACATTGTTTCAGTTCTCTGACCACTCAtactgcacccccacccccaagaaaTTCTTGACGGTAGGGATCCCAGTTTCTATCACTGTCTGACACAGGTCTTGGGACACTGTAGGCACCCAACCCCCACTCCTCCATCTCAATGTGGTCCTTAAAAGGTCAGTCACCCAGCAGAACGGTTAAAATGGAAAACGTTGGTGAGGGTGTGGCACCCACTACTAGAGGAAGTGTAGGTTGGGAAACTGGCATTATTTACTAAAGCTGATCATGTCTACCCATGGCTTAGCAATTCCTAGGTATACGCCTGAGAAATGAGTGCATACGTCCATCAAAAGATAGGTACAAGAATTTCATAGAATTATTCTTAATAGTCCAAAATACAAAACTACACAGATACCAATCAATAGTACAATAGGTGAAGTACGGTCTATTCATACAATAGATTAGAATATAGCAATCAGAATGAGCAAACAAGAACGGGAAGCACCTGAGATGAGCTACTGAGGTTTGGTCACGTTCTTTCTTGACCTGCGTGCTGGTTATATGGGTGTCCCATTTGTAAAAAGTAAATGAGCTGCACATTTACAATATGTACACTTTTCTGTATGTACACTTAAATTCAATGgttaaaagaaaagagagaggtgGCCAGCGTGGCTGAGCTGGGACAGGAAGGTGGTATTGTTGTGGTCAGAATGGGGGGGACAATGGCGTGGATTTTAGGATTTACTCTAATTACGGCCACTTGTTTGACCAGAATGGAGGTTTCTTGAAAGCCTGAGAGTGTGATGAGGAGGCAGGATTGAAAGTGTTCATCCTCAGCAACTGTAGGCCTGAAGGGCATGGATGGGTAGAGGATGTCCCCTATACAAGAGGTAacaatatggattttttttttaatttttattgggctttaagtgaaaggttacaaatcaagtcagtctctcacagaaaaacttttacaccttactacatactcccaattgctctcctcctgagacagcatgctccctccctccactctctcttttcgtgtccattttgccagcttctaaccccctccaccttctcatctcccctccaggcaggagatgccaacatagtctcaagtgtccacctcatccaagcagctcacccctcaccagcgtccctgtccaacccattgtccagtctaatccatgtctgaagagttggcttcgggaatggttcctgtcctgggccaacagaaggtctggggaccatgaccactggcgtccttctactctcagtcaaaccattaagtctggtcttatgagaatctggggtctgcatcccactgctttccggctccctcaggggttctttgttgtgttccctgtcagggcagtcatcagttgtagctgggcaccatctagttcttctggttgcaggatgatgtagtctgtggtttatgtggccctttctgtctcttgggctcataattaccttgtgtccttggtgttcttcattctcctttgatcccggTGAATACCGAATATTTAacaagtgcattaaaaaaaacccattgccatcaagttgattctgactcacagggactctataggatagagtagagctgccccatagggtttccaaggagtggctggtggatttgaactgccaatcttggttagcagcctagcttttgaccaccgtaccaccagagctccattatcAAGTGCATACTACATGCTAATCGCTAAGTGAACACAACGTACCTGCTCTTATAGAACTTACATCCTAGTTGGGGGTGAGTGCGGGTAATGTGTTCTCTGGGCCAGTGGTGGGGTATGGCTCCAGCATGCTGAGGTTTATTATAGGGTGTATTACCCCAGTATACTCAGGTATTTGATGGCTGGGATAACATGTCTCTTTCACTTCCATAGTCCCAGTAAATGCAGGTTGGAGGGTGGAGAATGCTCCTTTTACACATTAGTATTCTGTGCTTTGGGGCTTAGCCTCAACTTGGGAGACTTCTACCCACAAGGAAGCACTCAGCGGTGATAGTCCTCACTTACAGGAAGGTTTGTATGTATACTGCTCCCACCTTAGCCACATACAAGTGGACTAGGGCTCCTCCTGAGACTCAGTATCTAGGGGTGGGGCATTacctctggtgggactatcaggCCAGATTTTCTTCTGGCAGCCAGTGACTGGGGGCTCCTACAACCTCTGAAGCCCCAAGAAAGGACAAGCATAGCAATGGTAGCAATGAGTATATGCATGAATATGAATATGTGAGCTGTGGAAGGGGAGAAAGGGCAGAAATGCCAGAAGCATGAAAGGGAGCCCAGATGTACAGACTTAGGGAGCTAGGAGAAAGTCCCTGGAAAGAAACAAAGACAGCCAGAGCCAGAGAAAAGTCTCCTACTCCATCTGCCAGGTCCAGAGAGAAAAGAGTCTGAGACAGTAAGCCCGTGATGCAAGGAGACGGCCTATTCCCAGAAAGAAAGTGAAGTGGGAGGAAAGAAAGACTTCCTGTttgagagagagacacagaaaaacagggaaggagagaaggcagGGTAGAGAAACAGAGTTAGAGACCACTCAGATTTTGGGTAGAAcggaagaaacaaaaacaaactaaactgagccagttgtcatcaagtcaattcctacttgtAGTCATCtcaagtatgtcagagtagaattgtgctccacagtgtcttcaacggctgggttttttttttttttttggaagtagattgcaaggcctttcttctgaggcacctctgggtggacatgaaccaccgaacctttcagttagcagccaagcagaaaGGTGCATAAATCATAAATCTAGACTCATCAAAAGAAAGGCTGAAAGAGGGAAGACAGAGAAGGCAGGGAGAAAAACAAATACTCatcctcagcaataaaaaagccCTGCTCTGCTCCACCATCCTCAATCCAAGGTCTCCCTGGCCCTTCTTCAAACACAGGCAATCCCAGTGTGGTAGCTTGTGTCTAAAGATGACTGCCATCAATTTCTTCCTAAGTGCTACTTCCCCATTCAGAGGAGCCCTGAGCCACCTTGTAAAAAGCCCAGGCTATTTTCTGCTAGAGAGCGGCCACATGGAAGAAGACTCATGTGCCAGACAGGTGAGTGAAGAAGTCATCTTGGATGCCCAGCGCAGTTGAGCTGTCAGATGACTCCAGGCCCAGCCACCATCTGACTGTAACTACCCAAGGACAGTCTTTGGAGGAACTACCTAACTGAGCCCAGTCAATCCACAGGACCATGACAGATAATAataaattgttgttttaagccacaaattttTAAGGTGGTTTGTTACACACCAAAAGATAACCAAAACACCCAGAAACGGCTGCAGTGGCCTTTTAAGGCTTGTGaaacccccaccccaaccccccaCACAACAAAAGCAACACTAGCCAGTCCGATTTTCAGTCTCTTTAATTAGGTGCTCTGAGGAGAGGGCAGGAAGGCAGGTGGAGTGGGTGGGAGGGTGGTGCTTCGTAAGCCCCACTTGGCAATCAGTCAGTCCTCTTCCTCTGGCAGCTGGATCTTGCTGGGGTCAAAGCAATTGGATTCCATGATGGGAAAGCCATTGGCCTCTCGGTACTTTACAAGCCTCTCAGCTTCCCTGCGGGCCCACTCGTGCATCCTGGAGGCAGCAGCAGCAGGGGGTAGATGTGAGGGAGCCTCACTGGACACCTATCCCTCATTTTAGCTCCCCATTCCCCAACAGTGCAAGGACGGGATTCCGGGCAGAATCCCCTTCAACCTCCACCCCTGCCTCTGCCCCTCACCCATCCCACTCTCTTGGACACCCCATGCACCTGTAGTCAGGCAGGTAAGCCACAAAGGTGCTGCCAAGGACTAGGACGATGGAGAAGCCAAAGAAGAAGACAACACGCATGTTCCAGAGGTCCACAACAGGATCCTTGTCATAACCATGGGAGTCTGGGTTCTGTGGCAAGGAGAAGGAGGTATCAATGAGGGCTTCCTGCCATTCCACAAAGTCTCATGCTGGCCCTGCATAACCTTGTTTCTGGTCTCACGTCAGATCCATCACTCCTCCCTCACCACATCCCTCTCTTTCTATTCTTAGGACATGGCAAGTTCCTtcccaccacagggcctttgcacttgctgttacCTCCCATGGAAACTTTTCCCTGAGATCTGGTCATGGCTGGTTCCTCCTCATTCAAGGTTTCGGCTCAACCATCACGTCCTTTAGGAGGCACTCCCTAGTCATCTTGTCTATTAAGTTAGGAAGCATAGGAAATTGCCATTTTATAGGTCAAAAAACAGTTGAATATTGGCAATTTCCTATGGTTCAACCTAATAAAATAACCTATCTATAAGTCACTCCCCATCCCTTTATCCTGCTTAACTTTCTTTCTAGCATTCATCATTATTTGAAATTATATTCATTGTTTACCAAAGCAGTGTGCCCTCAGATCCTCTGTATCATATTATCttatattattattactttatacTATCATCTTCTGATATTTTAcatgtttattttctgtctttcccaCTATCATGTAAGGTCTATGAGAGCAAGGGCTTTGTCTGATTCCCATACTGCTGTATCCCTAGAGCCTTGAACTGTGCCTGACATAAAGCAGGGCTTTGATACATATTTacataatgaatgaataaatgaataagcatCCTACATATCCACGCCCCTTAACCAGAGGTTAGTATTGATGAggtacctattatgtgccaggccttTTCACATATATAATCCTCACAATATCGCAGTAAGGTGGAAAGTGATGaaaataaaccctggtggcgtagtggttaagtgctacggctgctaaccaaagggccagcagttcgaatctgccaggcgctccttggaaaaaagttctactccatcctatagggtcgctatgagttggaatcaactcaacggcactgggtttggtttttttaccttgttttggtTAATGttaactgaaggagccctggtagcactgtggttaagagctggactgctaactgaaaggtcaaaaggtcagcagtttgaacttaccagtCACCTAGCggtagaaagatgtagcagtctgcatccataaagattacagccttggagaccccatggggcagttctactctgtcctattgggttgctatgtgtggaatcgacttcatggcagtgttttttttttaaatgggtaatGTTATCTGGGTTTTTAATGTTAACTAAGTACTTACTAAGTGCCAGCTGACTCATTTAGTTTCAAGAGGCAGGTGTCCTATTACTTTTTCTATTTTACAGGCAAAGAAACTGAAGCACATGGGGTTAAAgtatttgcccaa is drawn from Loxodonta africana isolate mLoxAfr1 chromosome X, mLoxAfr1.hap2, whole genome shotgun sequence and contains these coding sequences:
- the NDUFB11 gene encoding NADH dehydrogenase [ubiquinone] 1 beta subcomplex subunit 11, mitochondrial yields the protein MVVGLLGLCARRLLAATALRGLPTVRVRWESSASRAVVAPPAIAGKRPREPTIRSQEDPDPEDENLYEKNPDSHGYDKDPVVDLWNMRVVFFFGFSIVLVLGSTFVAYLPDYRMHEWARREAERLVKYREANGFPIMESNCFDPSKIQLPEEED